From the genome of Botrytis cinerea B05.10 chromosome 7, complete sequence:
aaaaaatcatattaatAATGTGGCGCACATACTTGTCGTCGCGACATCGACGGTTGATCTGCTGAACATGAAACCACATACCAAGAGATCAACGTAAACTGGAATGTGTAGCATACGAGATACACATTCCTGTCCTCAAGCACTGCGGGACGTATCTAAGACTGTGCTTTTGCATTCCAGGGCTATAAATATAGGTAAACAAGCATTATGGCGTGAAATGAAGGGAACCATGATAGGAGATTGGATACGCGAGGAGATTTTACTACAGTTTACTACCCACGAAGAGCTGAGAAGCTACGAGTTGACCCGTTAACACATAAGAAGACGTGGATTCCCAAGACTTCCTTAGCTATTTTCCTGTTGTTCGTTCAACCAGCTCTTTTTTCAGTATTAATTTAAGCCAGTCTACTCGGCCCAATTCATTCAAGCTGGCAGTCTTTCGATCTCTTCTGGATATCAAACTCCCAGACTTCAAGTCAAAAAAGTAGATACTTTATCAACGCACCTCTCTACACCGAACACCAAAATGCATCAACCAACCCTCCTCAGCCTCGCgttcctccttctccccctTTCCACACTCGTCACCTGTCTCGAAAGCAACTCTCAAACCGGCAGTGGCAGTGGCAGTGAAACCTTCAGCGGGACCTCCAACGGAAACCTCAATCCCAACGGTAACAGCAACGccaaccaaaaccaaaaccagaATTACAACACCAACGAAAACGAGAACTACAACAGCaacaccaacatcaacaacaattaCAACATCAATTATAACCATAATGCTAATTACGATATTGATGTGaatgacaatgacaatgacgacgatgatgataaaaaaGACGGGGTAGTTTACACGACTGAAATTGTCACGGCGCTGACGACTTATTGTCCCAAGGCGACGGTGATTGAGCAGAACGGGATTGCGTATACGATTACTGAGGCTTCGACACTTACTATTACAGATTGGTGtgtttatctttcttttctcccttctcttctttccattttccttctttcccctttTCACgtagcgagcgagcgagcgagtgCGACCCATAAAACACAAAACGCAAAACATCATGAAGAATCAAGCTAACGTttctccccccctccccacaCAGTCCCTGCACACAAACGCGCGCTCTCCCCGGCATAGCCCTCACACCCGCCATTCTTCCCCAGTCGCCCCTCTCAACAATCGTCCCTACCACCGCTTCCCTCGCCGCTCTCACAaccccctcttctctccctgCAGCAGGAATTCTCCCCCTCTATCCCCTCTCATCCCTCCCCGCATCCATCCTCCCTCAATCTCTCCCCTCAGTCGGCAATGCCGATATCCTCGCTGCTTCTGTTCTCCCGTCGGTTATTCCCGCCGCGACGAATCCAGCTACAATTGACGAATCGGCGTTCGGAGCGACGCCGAGCGAAATTGGGGATGTGGCGGGGGATGAGAGTGGACCGGTGCAGTTTTTGGGGGCGGCGGGGAGGAGCGCGAGGGAAGTGGGGTTTGGAGGGTTGAttggggggtttggggttgtGGGATTGTTGGTTTTGTAGGGTTGGGGTTCTGCTTCATGGAGGAATTAAGAGGATTTCTGCGAGAGAATTGATTGGGAATACGAATGGGGTTTGCATGGGATGggacgggatgggatggggtgagATCAGATATTTTCGGGTTGAACTTTTGAACGCTGGAATGGTAATGTAGTTATGTTCTTTCAGGATTTCACGCTGGTTTCAGATTGAGGAATTGGGAACGGGAAAGAAAACTCATGGTGGTCAAATGAGGGATTCCTAGTATTGATTAGGGTTGAGTTATACCAGTTAGCGTGTATCCGATCTTGCCTTGGGCATTTAgatagaaattgaagaaaggaaagttCACTTGCATAcctagttttttttttccgGCCTGAGTTCCGATTTTATGacttcttgaatttatttgcACATTGGAAATAAGGAGGGTCTTGGTTGTTGTTTCTTGGAAATTAAGTATTGCTGTCTGTGGGGATGGCTTTAGATGAGAGAATCGAGGTTCGTCCTCGATGTTCATAGCAGAAAGTACGGATGAAATGATGTGTAGGTAGATGGTAAGTTGCAAGATAAAGTTAAGGCGAGGCTTGGTTTGGGTCATCGGAGGTTGATGTCTTGTTCTTGAAGAGTTGAAGAGTATAGTAAATGAAATCGAATGAAGGGAGGATGTTGTAGAGTGGAGTGTGATATAGTTAAGATACCTATCATCATTAGCCCTGTGACTTgatttaaagattatataccTGGACCTGTTAATGAGACGATGGCGAGTCAAATTTGTAAACAAAATCGtatctaatttatataatctgcGGTCTGATATGATTTAGATGAGAGTATTCAGACTTAAAATCATTTGGTTCAAGCTTGATTGTGGTCGTCTAGCGTTCTCGAGAACACAATTCTCAAATTGTCCTAAAGTTTTCGTTCCACGAAGATGAAATAGTATACAATTAAAGAATGTACAACGATAGCATGATGAATGTATTTATCACGCAATTATAGGAAATGCAAATAACAAACAGTGTGCTCGTAGTTCCAACTCCAGATGTGCCCATATGAAATACATACGTCGACACTTTCGTGTCTGATGATGTTTCTCCAACgttcttcaaatattcaatctCGTCCCATCTTCAAATAATTGgtataatataaaacatCGCTTCTTGATTCGAAATTCGCATATCGGCCGTTGAAATTCGTAGATTCGTATCGATGCAACCATCCActatttctcctcttctgcCTCCGCCTCCGCCTCCACTTTTTTCATCtccccttcttccttcttgatATCTCCCTCCGCCATCTTCTCATCTGCTTCTCCCgcttccccttcctctcccccaaTCTTCGGTAATTTAAACCAAGGTCCATGAGCCGCCCCCGCCCCAACACCCGCCAACAATCCCAACCCCGTAGTCGGCACACTCACCACACCTCCCACCACCGATCCCACCACCGTCCCCAGTCCCATTCCCACACCTGCCCCTATCCCCGCACCTCCCGCGCCTCCCTGCCACACTCCACTCTGCAACCTCTGTGCAATCTTCAACTCCGAATTCGCcctcttctccaatttctgGGCTTCCTCTAGGAGTTTTGCCTTAGCTTCTTGTGCATCTTCGGAGTCGGGAAGCGAGGATGCTTCTTCACGATTTGCAGATGCTTTTTCGGTGGCTTCTTGTGCAGCCTTTATCTTTTCGTTGATTTGGGAAAGGACTTTTTCTTGAGTGCTGGGATTCCCATCAGCATCTTTGGGTGGAGATTGTACTTTGTCCGTCATGCTGGATTTGAGTGCTTGAAacatctcttttttttcaagTGTAAGTTAGTTTTGTTGGACTATATAGTAAGTTTCAAAAAGCGGACCGGCCCTTAGATAGTATTGTTTTAGTgttatttgagattgagagtaGAATAAGTGACGAAAGTCAATGTGATGATAGAGTTTAAGCAGGATATGAATGTGTGGGGTAGCTTGTATGTGCTATGACGTCGTTTGATGGACAGTGGTGGGGCTAGAATTGTAGCCCTATAATTAAGCTCATGGAAATATGTGAAATTATACCATCGACTCACCGGTGATGAAGAGTTAGAGCCTAGGACCTAGGAGCGGAAGTATGCTCAAAACAATAGAATTTCACATTAAGCTATTACAGACAACTATCAACTGACTAAACACTCCACACAACAACGCTCGACTCAACTCCGTAGCACCACTGAAAACAACAACCAACTGAATTCCACAtgaaatttcttctcttttacTCTAAAGGATCTCGGCCAGCTCTAGCTTCCATCTCTGCATCATAAGCGTCATCTTCCTCCAGCTCAAAAGGCCCAGGCTGCGTGATTGGCAGGAATGGTACTCCCAATTTCTCATACATTTGCAATCTTGCTGCTGTCTTTGGTCTCGATTTATTGATGCTAAAGACCTTGATTCGATGACAAGAAGAAGTGACATGAAGATCCCAATTCCTAGTAGATATTAGCTAACCTGAGAGTTAGGAAAGGGAGGGAGAACTTACCAAGTAGATCTCACAAAGGTAGGTTGTGTGTTCATCGAGTTATCCCAACACCTAACTACCAACTCTAACCATCCTTCGGCATCGACTGGAAGATCAATCTCCCATAATCTCCAGGCATGGTAGTACTTTTCGCTCAAGTTCTCATAAGGCACCTCGTACCAAATATTCCCTCCATCCCCACTAACCTCTACTCTCACCGGCCAATGTCCACCCCCACTATATGCCCATCCCCTCATTTTTATAGTCCCGTCATGCACTATCTGATCCATATCTATGGGGCTCATGATCGCTGAGCTTACTGGCATATCTTGAATACTAAACCCAGAACTGTAAGTTGCATTATGTTTTCCAACTTGAGAATTGTAATACAagtattctttcttttgcacCGGACCAAGAGATTCATGGGGGAGAACGTTAATTCTGGTAAGCCATTTACACGAGCGAGCGCCGATATAGCCAAATACCACAGCACGTAATGGAAAGCCATGGATTTTAGGCAGTGGCTCCCCGTTCATTTCCCAGGCGAGAAGAACCTCGTTGATTTTCACCTTGCGCCAGGGAACAGATACAGCGTAGTTGTATACTTCTCCCTTTTTGAAGTAGGTATCTGCGCCGAGAAATTCAAGATGATAAGTTCCTGATGGGTCTTTGAGACCGCCGCAGTATTTGATCACTTTCTTGAGGGATACACCCGTCCATCGTGCGGTTCCAATAGCTCCTTCTCCCCACTTTACTTGTGTCAGCATGCCGTTGTACAAGATAGAGAGTTGAATACGTACGGGTGCGTTGATAAGTTCATCTCCGTCACCAGGATACTGATTAATTTGCTCAATTCTTCTGGTCCCTGAACATTGGATCGTGACCACGTTACTCTGTCTCGGAAAGATGGTTTcatccttcaaatctttcaaagtaATACGTTTCGGATTATTCACCAAACCAGCAACATCGAAGAAGTAAGAATCTTCGTCAATCTCAGGAATTCCACCATGATTCCGTACAAAATGATCTTCATTCGAAGTTATGGCCGATTCAACGAGTCGATTCTGTTCAACTTTGTTATTCTTGCTATCCCCAGAACCCCAGGGTATCTAATAGTCCGAGCTACGGTTCAACAACATAAGGGTTTGAAtgtccaaaagcaattagaaACCTGaaaatgattcaatatttgaatcaacttcaatatcttaaatgatttgaacgtttcaattgattgatagatttgataatcttcataacaaatcttcattgttgaaCTGTAGTCCGGACTATTGGACACTCCGCGGGCCCAGAATCAAAAAAGTAGATGGACATACTCGAGGGGGTTCTCCGTTGTATGGAAACTGTAAAACATGAATCATGTCTGGAgacttttccttctccacaAACAGCCAACTCTCTGCTGGCATATCTTTCGTCTTCCTGCCCAATGCATAATGATACTGTTTCCATCTCACGCCTTCTAGTACGGGATTGGTTTTTGGTAAGGGAACTAATTGAAACTCGGGTGCCTGAACCACAAGTCGATCAGCATTTGAGTCTCGTTCAAAACTTGGACCGCTTTCATACCGAAGGAAACTTAAACTTCTTCATAAATTCTTTCACTTTCTGCTTTCGCTCAGGATATTTTTCCCATTCGATATATCCGTGCCAACCATCTAACTcttcctccaactccaattcATTTGGGTCTGGCAATTCATCACTGGAACGTATCTCAAGATCTGGATGTAGTATACTTGGATGTCTAGCATCACTTCTACCGGTTGGACCATGCATGCCATTTGCATGGTGGATGTTCGATTCAGATTCTGTCATTGTGTTCAAGAATTCTCaagaatcaattgaatatctcGCACTCAATATTTTACTCTGAAAATATGGATGAGAAGCAAGGGAGGGAAGTGAAGAGGAAGTACGGATAATAAAGTATTTACCCCTCCGCGCCCAGGCCATTGTCCAACCAGAACATCATGCACAAACTATGCATTGTAATCCAAAACACCAGGATGAATGTCACTTGCTTACATC
Proteins encoded in this window:
- the Bcsox1 gene encoding Bcsox1: MTESESNIHHANGMHGPTGRSDARHPSILHPDLEIRSSDELPDPNELELEEELDGWHGYIEWEKYPERKQKVKEFMKKFKFPSAPEFQLVPLPKTNPVLEGVRWKQYHYALGRKTKDMPAESWLFVEKEKSPDMIHVLQFPYNGEPPRNRLVESAITSNEDHFVRNHGGIPEIDEDSYFFDVAGLVNNPKRITLKDLKDETIFPRQSNVVTIQCSGTRRIEQINQYPGDGDELINAPWGEGAIGTARWTGVSLKKVIKYCGGLKDPSGTYHLEFLGADTYFKKGEVYNYAVSVPWRKVKINEVLLAWEMNGEPLPKIHGFPLRAVVFGYIGARSCKWLTRINVLPHESLGPVQKKEYLYYNSQVGKHNATYSSGFSIQDMPVSSAIMSPIDMDQIVHDGTIKMRGWAYSGGGHWPVRVEVSGDGGNIWYEVPYENLSEKYYHAWRLWEIDLPVDAEGWLELVVRCWDNSMNTQPTFVRSTWNWDLHVTSSCHRIKVFSINKSRPKTAARLQMYEKLGVPFLPITQPGPFELEEDDAYDAEMEARAGRDPLE